One genomic window of Osmia bicornis bicornis chromosome 3, iOsmBic2.1, whole genome shotgun sequence includes the following:
- the LOC114874316 gene encoding E3 ubiquitin-protein ligase RAD18-like, whose amino-acid sequence MWPQEYIELKHIDNLLVCGICYEYMDTSVITACSHNYCSLCIRKYLHYKTQCPACFTETFEKDLRKNKVLDEIIAQFVKVKDKLKICVRNQVMLKHNNEVEENVLNTPKLMRQYKDVNINSQERNILNNSLKSINNTSPSVSVQKDTCGPSTSGKPRIPLMFTPKCYKSSSVTNMEETKVVICPVCKVSISEVKINRHLDDCLKREAVKGKPQIEEPKREPLPKLVFSLMKDAMLRKKLKEFGLSTHGDRKTMEARLQRYIVLYNAECDKPNPRSVLELVKQCDDEENLEKKINKTSLFLNKLQINRNTEQNIIEDERKKYLEAHKNSFENLIKKIKDTEPPKKSSARRSLLREYVDDNKDIPQETEAEDLDDSMINIAQNDLQSLNSVGYIQDSDSDTSCPLQMYSNSDPRKFLNVEFPSASDNNNVSQNQSELNSDEYIVKNESNVSPMKTSSLSEVFSDNSMPNEEMHSTMETSFSKLMSKTDSKNSPNASPYKKLLQRKGKSVNDQMNQAHSVISDKDEIENDKSSLNVQDLSSNDSIDSKFNYGRRRIIRGLANNSAANLLNLEKRNVGMLPECGGRCLRSKRNCDTLQTDNQIVSNKKKRAKKSCNKERSISAARDL is encoded by the exons ATGTGGCCTCAAGAGTATATTGAATTGAAG CATATAGATAATTTATTAGTCTGTGGAATATGCTATGAGTACATGGATACTTCTGTTATAACAGCATGTTCCCATAATT ATTGCTCCTTGTGCATTAGAAAGTATTTACATTATAAAACTCAATGCCCAGCATGTTTCACAGAAACATTTGAAAAGgatttaagaaaaaataaagtgCTGGATGAAATTATTGCACAATTTGTAAAAGTCAAAGACAAATTAAAGATATGTGTACGAAATCAGGTAATGCTTAAACACAATAATGAAGTTGAAGAAAATGTTTTGAATACACCAAAATTAATGCGTCAATATAAAGatgtaaatataaatagtCAAGAGAGGAACATTCTTAATAATAGTCTTAAATCTATAAATAACACATCACCTTCTGTAAGTGTACAAAAAGATACATGTGGTCCTAGTACCAGTGGTAAACCTAGAATACCTTTAATGTTTACACCTAAATGTTATAAAAGTTCAAGTGTAACAAATATGGAAGAGACCAAAGTTGTTATATGTCCAGTGTGTAAAGTCAGTATTTCAGAAGTAAAGATAAACAGACATCTTGATGATTGTCTGAAAAGAGAAGCAGTTAAAGGAAAACCACAGAT AGAGGAACCTAAGCGAGAACCGCTACCAAAGTTAGTATTTAGTCTGATGAAAGATGCAatgttaagaaaaaaattaaaagaatttggTTTATCAACACACGGAGACAGAAAAACTATGGAAGCTAGATTGCAAAGATATATTGTCCTCTATAATGCAGAATGTGATAAACCAAATCCAAGATCAGTCTTAGAATTAGTTAAACAATGTGACGATGAAGAGAATctagagaaaaaaattaataaaacctcACTGTTtctaaat aaattacaaattaaccGAAATACAGAACAAAATATTATAgaggatgaaagaaaaaagtatt TGGAAGCGCATAAAAATAGTttcgaaaatttaataaaaaaaattaaggaTACTGAGCCTCCAAAGAAATCGTCTGCAAGACGAAGTTTGTTGCGTGAATATGTGGATGACAATAAAGACATTCCACAGGAAACAGAAGCTGAAGATTTGGATGATTCAATGATTAATATCGCACAAAATGATCTTCAGTCTCTAAATTCTGTTGGATACATTCAAGATTCTGACTCGGATACTTCTTGTCCACTACAAATGTATTCGAATTCTGATCCAAGGAAATTTCTTAATGTTGAGTTCCCTTCTGCCAGTGATAATAACAATGTTTCACAAAATCAATCTGAGTTAAACTCTGATGAGTACATTGTCAAAAACGAATCTAATGTTTCACCTATGAAAACTAGTTCTCTTTCGGAAGTATTTAGCGATAATTCAATGCCTAATGAAGAGATGCATTCAACAATGGAAACCTCATTTTCCAAACTTATGTCAAAGACTGATTCTAAGAATTCTCCTAATGCTTCACCTTATAAAAAGTTACTacaaaggaaaggaaaatctgtgaatgatcaaatgaatcaaGCACATTCTGTCATTTCAGATAAAGATGAAATAGAAAACGATAAATCATCGCTTAATGTACAGGATTTATCAAGCAATGATAGCATTGatagtaaatttaattatg gGAGGAGGCGTATTATTCGTGGACTAGCAAATAACAGTGCAGctaatttgttaaatttagaaaaacgGAATGTAGGTATGCTTCCTGAATGTGGCGGAAGGTGTTTACGTTCGAAAAGAAATTGCGATACATTGCAAACTGACAATCAAATTGTctcaaataaaaagaaaagggctAAAAAGTCATGTAACAAGGAGAGATCTATAAGTGCAGCGCGAGAtctataa
- the LOC114874317 gene encoding uncharacterized protein LOC114874317: MGIIRFAVKTSIVGSIVYVTYEEGLWSKPEETAKLYEKLYVNVAPYVNQNVPKEVTEKYTKLPSVTTLTSCAKKSWNKGVMTTMEFIANLPTHTVNGTMGLYKHAEQYIKQLN, encoded by the exons ATGGGTATCATTCG GTTTGCTGTAAAAACCAGTATTGTGGGAAGTATCGTATATGTAACATACGAAGAGGGTTTATGGTCAAAACCAGAAGAAACTGCtaaattatatgaaaaattatatgttaatGTCGCTCCTTACGTTAACCAAAATGTACCTAAAGAGGTAACAGAAAag TATACTAAATTGCCCAGTGTTACAACTCTTACAAGTTGTGCAAAAAAATCTTGGAACAAAGGAGTTATGACTACTATGGAATTCATAGCTAATTTACCTACTCATACTGTGAATGGTACTATGGGTTTATATAAACATGCAGAGCAATATATCAAACAACTAAATTAG
- the LOC114880199 gene encoding splicing factor 3A subunit 1, producing MPAQEVAVLQPPATETEENNAPSSQPIVGIIYPPPEVRNIVDKTASFVARNGPEFESRIRQNELGNPKFNFLNFGDPYHAYYQHKVKEFKEGKGQEPAIGLGPGKAVNLAAHQKQQEILKQVEQPFVPKDPPAEFEFIADPPSISALDLDIVKLTAQFVARNGRQFLTNLMNREQRNFQFDFLRPQHSLFQYFTKLLEQYTKVLIPPKDLLPRLRDEAFNMDKILEQVKYRAEWLKYQEAQRRKEEEELERERVAYAQIDWHDFVVVETVDYQQFEVGNFPAPTTPDEVGARVLMQERIEEGEDVEMQIDSEGDDEMQNRTEGEKDRAKDNNQVQDMEEDSSDEDDVSPPGDTHKAKESKPRDNNMQPPPLPPTPGNVVVKKGYDPKQHGNKIVRPVPPDEYLISPITGERIPASKVQEHMRIGLLDPRWVEQRDKHLDKLAQETVFAPGTAIEASLKQLAERRTDIFGVGDEETAIGKKIGEEDKKKDDKVTWDGHTSSVEAATRAARANITLEEQIHQIHKVKGLLPDEEKEKIGPKPANRAAELSHMAAAASKPQATLKAPPKPPAPKPVPVPTQPPPPPTMSMPTMGIPQPMMPQAPMMMMAPMPPIRPPPLMTPAMSPFMPTPPPMQPPMGSAMGMKHPNEPMEEEPQAKKLRTEDSLIPEQQFLARNKGPVQLSIAVPMMTEKAEWKLNGQTLNITLQLSDTVSTMKALIHEQTGMPPGKQKLQYEGMFFKDNNTLAYYNLTSGNVINLFPKERGGRKK from the exons ATGCCTGCACAAGAAGTTGCGGTTTTACAACCGCCTGCAACCGAAACCGAAGAAAATAATGCACCTTCTTCTCAGCCGATTGTGGGCATTATTTACCCTCCACCGGAGGTTAGAAACATTGTTGACAAAACAGCCAGTTTTGTGGCTAGAAATGGACCAGAATTTGAATCAAGGATTAGACAAAATGAACTGGGTAATCcaaagtttaattttttaaattttggtGATCCATATCATGCGTACTACCAGCATAAAGTAAAAGAATTTAAAGAAGGAAAGGGTCAAGAACCAGCAATAGGATTAGGACCAGGAAAAGCAGTTAATCTTGCAGCTCACCAAAAACAgcaagaaattttaaaacaagtGGAGCAACCGTTTGTTCCAAAAGATCCACCTGCAGAATTTGAATTCATTGCTGATCCTCCTTCTATTTCAGCTTTGGATTTGGATATTGTAAAGTTAACAGCTCAGTTTGTAGCTCGTAATGGTCGGCAATTTTTAACTAACTTGATGAACAGAGaacaaagaaattttcaatttgatttCTTACGTCCTCAGCACTCTTTGTTTCAATACTTCACGAAGCTTTTAGAACAATACACTAAGGTATTAATTCCTCCCAAAGACCTACTACCACGACTTCGTGATGAAGCCTTTAACATGGACAAAATTTTAGAGCAAGTTAAGTATCGCGCTGAATGGTTAAAGTACCAAGAAGCTCAAAGGCGCAAAGAGGAGGAAGAGCTAGAACGCGAAAGAGTTGCTTACGCACAAATTGACTGGCACGATTTTGTTGTGGTCGAAACCGTCGATTACCAACAATTCGAAGTTGGTAATTTCCCAGCACCAACAACACCCGACGAAGTTGGTGCTCGAGTACTAATGCAGGAGAGAATAGAAGAAGGTGAAGATGTAGAGATGCAAATAGACAGCGAAGGGGATGATGAAATGCAGAACCGAACGGAAGGAGAAAAAGACCGTGCAAAGGATAACAATCAAGTACAAGACATGGAGGAGGATTCGAGCGACGAAGATGATGTATCACCACCGGGTGATACCCATAAGGCTAAAGAATCTAAACCGCGTGATAATAATATGCAGCCACCGCCATTACCTCCCACGCCAGGAAACGTTGTTGTGAAGAAAGGATATGATCCTAAGCAACATGGTAACAAAATTGTTCGTCCTGTTCCACCTGATGAATATCTGATATCTCCAATTACTGGAGAACGTATACCAGCGAGTAAGGTGCAAGAGCACATGCGAATTGGTTTATTGGATCCACGATGGGTTGAACAGAGAGATAAGCATCTGGATAAACTGGCTCAAGAAACAGTATTTGCCCCTGGTACAGCCATCGAAGCCAGTTTGAAACAGCTTGCCGAAAGGCGTACCGATATTTTTGGTGTCGGTGATGAGGAAACCGCTATTGGTAAAAAGATCGGGGAAGAAGATAAGAAGAAAGATGATAAAGTCACGTGGGACGGACATACGTCGAGTGTGGAAGCAGCAACCAGGGCTGCAAGAGCAAACATTACTCTGGAAGAACAGATTCACCAGATACACAAAGTCAAGGGACTTCTTCCGgatgaagagaaagaaaagatcgGACCGAAACCCGCCAATCGTGCAGCTGAACTATCGCACATGGCTGCGGCTGCTTCGAAACCTCAGGCTACTTTGAAAGCACCACCTAAACCACCGGCGCCAAAACCAGTACCGGTTCCAACGCAACCACCGCCACCGCCGACCATGAGTATGCCTACTATGGGTATTCCACAGCCAATGATGCCACAAGCACCTATGATGATGATGGCTCCTATGCCACCAATTCGGCCACCGCCGCTTATGA CACCGGCAATGTCGCCGTTTATGCCAACACCACCGCCTATGCAACCACCAATGGGATCTGCT atGGGAATGAAACATCCTAATGAACCCATGGAAGAAGAACCTCAAGCTAAGAAATTAAGAACCGAAGATTCGTTAATACCTGAACAACAGTTCTTAGCTAGAAATAAG GGTCCTGTTCAGTTGAGTATAGCCGTGCCGATGATGACGGAGAAGGCAGAATGGAAATTGAACGGTCAGACATTGAATATCACCTTGCAATTAAGTGATACTGTATCAACAATGAAAGCCCTTATTCATGAACAAACTGGTATGCCTCCTGGTAAACAAAAATTGCAATACGAG GGGATGTTCTTCAAAGATAATAATACCCTTGCATATTATAACTTAACATCCGGTAACGTAATCAATCTATTTCCAAAGGAAAGAGGTGGTAGGAAAAAGTAA